The following are from one region of the Candidatus Aminicenantes bacterium genome:
- a CDS encoding PTS sugar transporter subunit IIA — protein MRSFLNAIQEGRLIELPDNDKEKALEYLALILEAVPDIGKSTAIVEKVREREDSANTGIGMGVACPHVTVEQDGDLLCAVGWTPKGIDYKSSDGKPVHLVIMYYIPESQRAVYLKEISGLAKALKATGGIKVIAEAKELTAVRHRLLDWVNLTIDSAIPDAKARMIKLDAKQAELIAQLRTLPAADGQGKYSIIPFTVVSGVGAKKIILSQNQELVERLEKSTMFADMLLKEESFEIENYKIAVRFSSDYALARKIVECVAFKDVSQEKE, from the coding sequence ATGAGAAGTTTTCTGAATGCCATTCAGGAAGGAAGACTGATCGAGCTCCCCGACAACGATAAAGAGAAGGCGCTTGAATACCTGGCCCTGATTCTCGAGGCGGTTCCCGATATCGGCAAGTCGACGGCCATTGTTGAAAAGGTCAGGGAAAGGGAAGATTCGGCGAACACAGGCATCGGCATGGGCGTGGCTTGCCCGCATGTCACGGTGGAACAGGATGGCGATCTCCTGTGCGCGGTGGGGTGGACGCCCAAAGGTATCGATTACAAGTCTTCAGACGGAAAACCGGTTCACCTGGTCATCATGTATTATATTCCAGAATCTCAGCGTGCAGTCTATCTAAAGGAAATATCGGGGCTGGCCAAGGCGCTGAAGGCAACGGGAGGGATCAAGGTCATCGCTGAGGCAAAAGAACTAACTGCGGTCAGGCATCGGCTGCTCGACTGGGTGAATCTGACGATCGATTCAGCCATTCCCGACGCCAAGGCGAGAATGATCAAACTGGATGCCAAGCAGGCGGAATTGATCGCCCAGCTTAGGACTCTGCCCGCGGCAGACGGACAGGGAAAATATTCAATAATACCTTTTACCGTTGTTTCCGGCGTTGGAGCAAAAAAGATAATTCTTTCGCAGAACCAAGAGTTGGTTGAAAGGCTTGAAAAGAGCACTATGTTTGCCGACATGTTATTAAAAGAGGAAAGTTTTGAGATTGAAAACTACAAGATTGCGGTCAGATTTTCTTCTGATTATGCTCTGGCCAGGAAAATCGTCGAGTGTGTGGCGTTTAAAGACGTTTCCCAGGAAAAGGAATAA